One window of the Phycodurus eques isolate BA_2022a chromosome 7, UOR_Pequ_1.1, whole genome shotgun sequence genome contains the following:
- the dnajc30b gene encoding dnaJ (Hsp40) homolog, subfamily C, member 30b, translating into MAEVAHKLGGGVCRLSTVRSGQSLPVCCGDASETRREKCIFMASRNNDALPGNEGLVWLKTKAAEPKIEVGRVGRSHLVNETCLYQNSTRFTGFVHAREILNVLNSSLVGLQRSSGSRGSVSGHLNPLFTSTQQLRAFCILIRLNRLERRHSDSLKSRSYSRTRDPKDDPLYRNRTAYYDILKVSPNATQSQIKTAYYKQSFLFHPDKNPGSAESALRFSEISEAYTVLGNKSLRRKYDRGILSMTDVRGVGRPPSKETPSRSTGSTQQQQQRQTTSRRFSQTGGRPVYDFDAFYQAHYGEQLQREREMRARRQREVEARKEKLLRWRQSKIIEGTVGLLLLVAGIVFMSVSKP; encoded by the coding sequence ATGGCGGAGGTCGCTCACAAGCTGGGCGGCGGAGTTTGCCGGTTGTCCACCGTCAGGTCCGGCCAGAGTTTACCGGTTTGCTGCGGGGATGCTTCCGAAACTCGGCgtgaaaagtgcatttttatGGCAAGTCGAAATAATGATGCTTTACCTGGGAACGAAGGGCTGGTTTGGCTAAAAACCAAAGCGGCAGAACCCAAAATAGAAGTCGGGCGAGTGGGAAGAAGTCATCTTGTGAATGAAACTTGTTTGTACCAGAACTCAACTCGTTTTACTGGGTTTGTTCATGCTCGAGAGATTTTGAATGTATTAAACAGTTCTTTAGTTGGACTGCAAAGGTCTTCCGGGAGCAGAGGATCTGTTTCCGGTCACCTTAACCCGCTCTTCACGTCAACTCAGCAGCTGCGAGCTTTCTGCATCCTCATCCGACTAAATAGGTTAGAGAGACGACATAGTGACTCTCTTAAATCCAGAAGCTACAGCAGGACAAGAGACCCAAAAGATGACCCCTTGTACAGAAACAGGACGGCCTATTATGACATCCTCAAAGTGTCCCCGAATGCCACGCAGTCCCAAATCAAGACGGCCTACTACAAACAGTCTTTCCTCTTCCACCCGGACAAAAACCCCGGGAGCGCAGAGTCTGCACTGCGCTTCTCTGAGATCAGCGAGGCCTACACGGTGCTGGGCAACAAAAGTCTGAGGAGAAAGTACGACCGAGGCATTCTGAGCATGACGGACGTCCGCGGCGTGGGAAGACCCCCCTCCAAGGAGACCCCGAGCAGGTCTACGGGAtccacacaacaacaacagcagcggCAAACTACCTCCAGGCGCTTCTCCCAAACGGGAGGGAGGCCCGTGTACGACTTTGACGCCTTCTACCAGGCGCATTACGGCGAGCAGCtgcagagagagcgagaaatgCGAGCCAGGCGGCAGCGTGAAGTCGAGGCGCGcaaggagaagctgctcaggtGGAGGCAGAGCAAGATAATCGAGGGCACGGTGGGCTTGCTGCTGCTGGTCGCGGGCATCGTTTTCATGAGCGTCAGCAAGCCCTGA
- the bud23 gene encoding probable 18S rRNA (guanine-N(7))-methyltransferase, which translates to MTSCRRPEHAAPPDVFYNAEEAKKYSQNSRMIEIQTQMSERAVELLNLPEGQPCFLLDVGCGSGLSGDYLTEEGHYWVGVDISTAMLDVALDREVEGDLLFGDMGQGMPFRPATFDGCISISALQWLCNADKRTHSPPKRLYAFFSTLYSSLSRGARAVFQLYPENSEQLELITAQAMRAGFSGGMVVDYPNSSKAKKFFLCLFAGVTGVLPKGLCSETSDKNVTNQVQYSGQRCRFKNMKGKSAKKGRDWILEKKERRRRQGREVRADTKYTGRQRRPHF; encoded by the exons ATGACGTCCTGTCGACGACCAGAGCATGCGGCTCCTCCCGATGTG TTTTACAATGCAGAGGAGGCCAAGAAATACTCTCAGAA CTCTCGTATGATTGAGATCCAAACTCAGATGTCGGAGAGAGCCGTGGAGCTTTTGAATCTTCCAGAGGGACAGCCGTGCTTCCTGCTGGATGTGGG GTGTGGTTCGGGGCTCAGTGGCGACTACCTGACAGAGGAAGGCCACTACTGGGTCGGAGTCGACATCAGCACGGCAATGCTGG ATGTGGCACTGGACAGAGAGGTGGAAGGAGATCTTCTATTTGGAGACATGGGCCAAGGGATGCCTTTCCGACCAGCAACCTTTGACGGCTGCATTAG TATCTCAGCTCTTCAGTGGCTCTGCAACGCCGACAAGCGCACACACAGTCCTCCCAAGCGACTCTACGCCTTCTTTAGTACTCTCTATTCTTCTTTG TCAAGAGGTGCCAGGGCTGTTTTTCAGCTCTATCCTGAGAACTCGGAACAG CTGGAACTGATCACAGCACAGGCCATGAGGGCGGGGTTCAGCGGAGGCATGGTGGTGGACTATCCCAACAGCAGCAAGGCCAAGAA GTTCTTCTTGTGTCTGTTTGCCGGCGTGACTGGCGTCTTGCCCAAG GGTTTGTGCTCTGAAACCTCCGACAAGAACGTCACCAACCAAGTCCAGTATTCAGGACAGAG ATGCCGCTTCAAAAACATGAAAGGTAAATCAGCTAAGAAGGGCCGAGATTGGATTCTggagaaaaaggagaggagGCGGAGACAAGGACG GGAGGTCCGGGCTGACACGAAATACACAGGACGTCAGAGGAGACCCCATTTCTAA